The following are from one region of the Onthophagus taurus isolate NC unplaced genomic scaffold, IU_Otau_3.0 ScKx7SY_15, whole genome shotgun sequence genome:
- the LOC111420251 gene encoding F-box only protein 21-like yields MLDNLPLEVLQIIIEQKSLDIRDLINLSSTCSYLRRIILSNNILWKNRYLEKWSKIDKSEEIGNYYEEICHLYVIRQKVDETLTSFATNFMNKEHLSDADFKPFLELINSRNTNRYYIEDYLWIILNDHSKINTYDVVPLKTRGNLTFKYYSLISLRYLRHIYLEKAWKAFNLLKEEDQLLEIGATMLTQWCRPECDIKIKKIRNQFDKIAEEVKEYLKINSPNHPLIQTNQEDLNLWRDKIIYKNQFSSADCKVILDVMQKVICQRMDFCGNQDDYFNINNSFITEVLESKRGLPITLSILYEGVARRLGVNLEPVNTPSHFLLRFIQHDTLNGEMYYVDVYNRGLMSFAGNSNYDVNPITRASTKIVIERMVNNLQVALRERLQPPDNGVQLMRSILELNHILHPYDLGVTLSLTHYYMKFGIDTTPLKEILQTRNYLNRDLANDILDLLSINEYASKNRNSLPHFLNECNGRNRIQNYRHPDVKFAIGMVMRHKLFNYTCVIYGWDHICAESDAWKREMNVDQLQFGARQPFYQVLVEDGTKRYAAQENLIFSGVKNGLDKNPEVGRFFTHFFRDQYVPNCVKNEEYPNDVEVRMKFHLEVS; encoded by the exons ATGTTAGATAATCTCCCTTTAGAAGTCCTTCAAATCATAATAGAACAAAAATCCTTGGATATTCGGGATTTAATTAACCTCTCCTCAACCTGTTCTTATTTAAGAAGAATCATTTTAAGCAACAACATCCTTTGGAAAAATCGGTACTTAGAGAAGTGGTCAAAAATAGATAAATCAGAAGAGATTGGGAATTACTATGAGGAAATTTGCCACCTTTATGTGATACGCCAAAAAGTAGATGAAACATTAACAAGTTTCGCAAcaaatttcatgaataaagaacatttatcAGACGCAGATTTCAAACCATTTctcgaattaattaattcccGAAACACGAATAGATACTACATAGAAGATTATTTATGGATTATCCTAAATGATCACTCCAAAATCAACACTTATGATGTGGTTCCTTTAAAAACTCGGGGAAACCTGACCTTTAAATATTACAGCTTAATAAGTTTACGTTATTTAAGACatatttatttggaaaaaGCTTGGAAAGCTTTTAACTTATTAAAAGAAGAGGATCAATTGTTAGAAATAGGCGCAACCATGTTAACGCAATGGTGTAGACCCGAAtgtgatattaaaattaaaaagatacgAAATCAATTCGATAAAATAGCCGAGGAGgttaaagaatatttaaaaattaattccccGAATCATCCTTTAATTCAAACGAATCAGGAGGATTTAAATTTATGGCGGgataaaatcatttataagAATCAATTTTCCTCGGCGGATTGCAAGGTTATTTTGGATGTTATGCAAAAAGTTATTTGCCAAAGGATGGATTTTTGTGGGAATCAAGACGattatttcaacattaataattcgttTATAACCGAGGTGCTTGAATCAAAACGAGGGCTTCCAATTACTTTATCAATACTTTATGAAGGTGTTGCAAGGAGGTTGGGGGTTAATTTAGAACCGGTTAATACCCCCTCACACTTTTTATTGAGATTTATTCAACATGACACTTTAAATGGGGAGATGTATTACGTTGACGTTTATAATCGGGGTTTGATGAGTTTTGCTGGAAATTCTAATTATGACGTGAACCCAATAACGAGGGCTTCAActaaaatt gtgaTTGAACGCATGGTGAATAACCTCCAAGTCGCTTTAAGAGAGCGATTACAACCCCCAGATAATGGAGTCCAATTAATGCGTTCAATTTTGGAGTTAAACCACATCCTGCATCCTTACGATTTAGGAGTAACCCTCTCTTTAACGCATTACTACATGAAATTCGGGATTGATACAACCccattaaaagaaattttacaaaCTAGGAATTACCTCAATCGAGATTTAGCCAAcgatattttagatttattatcAATCAATGAATACGCctcaaaaaatcgaaattcttTACCCCACTTTTTAAATGAGTGTAATGGACGAAATCGAATACAAAATTATCGACACCCTGATGTCAAATTTGCTATTGGGATGGTTATGAGacacaaattgtttaattatactTGCGTTATTTATGGTTGGGATCATATTTGTGCTGAAAGTGATGCGTGGAAACGGGAGATGAATGTGGATCAGTTGCAGTTTGGGGCGAGACAGCCGTTTTATCAGGTTTTGGTGGAGGATGGGACTAAAAGATACGCGGCGCAGGAGAATTTGATTTTTAGCGGGGTTAAAAATGGGTTGGATAAGAATCCGGAGGTCGGGAGGTTTTTTACTCATTTCTTTAGAGACCAATATGTGCCAAATTGCGTGAAAAATGAGGAATATCCGAATGATGTTGAAGTGAGGATGAAATTTCATTTAGAAGTTTCGTAA
- the LOC111422498 gene encoding toll-like receptor 2 type-2, with protein MLIVTTFFVSLLFQLGKSCTSEDDSAIKQRAFFRGQCKCREYIDAYAICYYFRCETFPKYFQTALKCFKIMDCGIKEIFPGDFDNLLHLTGLYIENHMKLLSIRIGALKNLNKLETLSISFNPSLMSLDEDVFEGLNSLVTLRLIHNGFNEIKDASMAFKASFMPKLSTIVLSELDCRRVEKDDFANLNGSGVENIFLDDCQIDYIHPEAFIYLKNLRNLSVSETVVEEINMIDVLKKIGEHKIPLMSLNLKGWGFKTRVPNKLFNVIANTTITELILNRNQFHTIDDNTFPEMPNIESLILEECMITGIKENAFIKFKNLKQLHLRENKMITAPKAVLIPTLEVLDMSGNTNPGKSYFTLRENQSKFSNMTSLKTLDLSYNNIIRMYNRSLNGLINLKKLNLFHSNIMLISDNTFNELSNLEYLNLGDNHFPQYSWVKEIFTGLINLKYLSLESCKIEYFPSIDIFGGLASLETLNLRKNFLSEITPDFIFALRTLKVLNLNDNRLKTWHNRLYIKTALENLTVSRNPLTYLTEAMLKDISDFKVVDFSNNPFHCDCDQLIEPFGSLSREKINHILNLLNQTSTFCLLPESAENTTIVEYYQNNYKTCQKEKEIQITRYLVPSLICGSFFLITLILCYIYRWHIRYWIFLTKLSIAQRTQFNKKRDSIKGHSNYLYDAFVSYSTEDRNFVIRLVSMLENYEPFLKLCVYERDFELGTIISESVLECLSRSRKTLLIISNSYIKSQWCTWEAQVAENNRLFFENERGECVNDSLIMIKLGNISSGNISPMLKYLMKTRIYLQWDSTENKQKQFWEKLRNALGPGLTGEEESLNVK; from the coding sequence atgttgatcgtaacaacattttttgtgtcGTTGTTGTTTCAATTGGGAAAATCGTGCACATCCGAAGATGATAGTGCAATAAAACAAAGGGCTTTTTTTCGTGGTCAATGCAAATGTAGGGAATACATTGATGCCTACGCAATTTGTTACTATTTTAGGTGCGAAACTTTCCCCAAATACTTCCAGACAGCACTTAAATGCTTCAAAATAATGGATTGTGGAATTAAGGAAATTTTCCCCGGTgatttcgataatttattGCATTTAACCGGGTTGTACATTGAAAATCACATGAAATTATTATCGATTCGAATTGgagctttaaaaaatttaaataaattggaaactTTATCGATTTCTTTTAACCCCTCGTTGATGAGTTTGGATGAAGATGTTTTTGAAGGATTAAATAGCTTGGTGACGTTGCGATTAATTCATAATGGGTTTAATGAAATCAAAGATGCTTCGATGGCGTTTAAAGCTTCGTTTATGCCGAAGTTATCAACGATTGTTTTATCGGAATTGGATTGTCGAAGGGTCGAAAAGGATGATTTTGCGAATTTAAATGGAAGCGGagtggaaaatatttttcttgatgaCTGCCAAATCGATTATATTCACCCCGAagcgtttatttatttaaaaaatttaaggaatTTGAGTGTTAGCGAAACTGTAGTGGAGGAAATAAACATgattgatgttttaaaaaaaattggtgaaCACAAAATTCCTTTGATGTCACTAAACTTAAAAGGATGGGGATTTAAAACGCGAGTTcccaataaactttttaatgtgATTGCAAATACAACGATAACGGAGctaattttaaatagaaatcaATTCCACACGATCGATGATAACACTTTTCCGGAGATGCCTAATATcgaaagtttaattttagagGAGTGTATGATTActggtattaaagaaaatgctTTTATTAAGTTCAAGAATTTAAAGCAACTACATTTAAGAGAGAATAAAATGATTACGGCTCCTAAAGCCGTTTTAATACCTACGTTGGAAGTGCTTGATATGTCGGGAAACACAAATCCTGGAAAATCTTATTTTACCTTGCGAGAAAATCAGAGTAAATTTAGCAACATGACATCATTAAAAACGCTCGATTTAAGctataataacataataagGATGTATAATCGAAGTTTAAATGGgctaataaatctaaaaaaattaaatcttttccATTCAAACATCATGTTAATATCTGACAACACTTTTAACGAACTCTCAAATTTGGAATATTTAAACTTAGGGGATAATCATTTCCCACAATACTCTTGGGTTAAAGAAATTTTCACCGGGttaattaatctaaaatatttatcgtTGGAAAGTTGCAAGATTGAATATTTCCCTAGTATCGACATCTTTGGAGGATTAGCGTCACTAGAAACGTTAAATCtccgaaaaaattttctttccgAGATAACCCCCGACTTTATATTTGCATTGAGAacgttaaaagttttaaatttaaatgataacCGATTAAAAACTTGGCATAATCGATTATATATTAAAACCGCATTAGAAAATTTAACAGTTTCAAGAAACCCACTTACCTATTTAACCGAGGCTATGCTAAAAGATATTTCTGATTTTAAAGTCGTTGATTTCTCAAATAATCCTTTTCATTGCGATTGCGACCAATTAATCGAACCGTTTGGATCTTTATCCCGCGAGAAAATCAATcacattttaaatcttttaaaccaaacgagcactttttgtttattaccGGAATCAGCTGAAAACACAACGATCGTTGAATATtaccaaaataattataaaacgtgtcaaaaagaaaaagaaatacaaattACCAGATATTTAGTACCTTCGTTAATTTGCGGAAGcttctttttaataactttaattctttgttatatttatcGATGGCACATTCGATATTGGATCTTCTTAACGAAATTATCCATCGCACAAAGAAcccaatttaataaaaaacgagACAGCATCAAAGGgcattcaaattatttatacgACGCTTTCGTTTCTTACAGCACCGAAGACAGAAATTTCGTTATAAGATTAgttagcatgttggagaattACGAGCCATTCCTTAAATTATGCGTCTacgaaagagatttcgaacTCGGGACCATCATATCCGAATCGGTTTTGGAGTGCCTATCGAGAAGTAGAAAAACTTTGTTGATCATCAGCAATTCTTACATTAAATCGCAGTGGTGCACTTGGGAAGCTCAGGTTGCTGAAAATAATcggttattttttgagaacGAACGAGGGGAATGTGTTAATGATTCCTTGATTATGATTAAATTAGGAAATATTTCAAGTGGTAATATAAGTCCGATGTTGAAGTATCTTATGAAAACCAGGATTTATTTGCAATGGGATTCTAcggaaaataaacaaaaacaattttgggAGAAATTGAGGAATGCTTTAGGACCGGGATTAACCGGAGAAGAAGAaagtttaaatgtaaaatga
- the LOC139432398 gene encoding F-box only protein 21-like, which translates to MYYVDVYNRGLMSFAGNSNYDVNPITRASTKIVIERMVNNLQVALRERLQPPDNGVQLMRSILELNHILHPYDLGVTLSLTHYYMKFGIDTTPLKEILQTRNYLNRDLANDILDLLSINEYASKNRNSLPHFLNECNGRNRIQSYRHPDVKFAIGMVMRHKLFNYTCVIYGWDHICAESDAWKREMNVDQLQFGARQPFYQVLVEDGTKRYAAQENLIFSGVKNGLDKNPEVGRFFTHFFRDQYAPNCVEDEEFPNDVEVRMKFHLKVS; encoded by the exons ATGTATTACGTTGACGTTTATAATCGGGGTTTGATGAGTTTTGCTGGAAATTCTAATTACGATGTAAACCCAATAACGAGGGCTTCAActaaaatt gtgaTTGAACGCATGGTGAATAACCTCCAAGTCGCTTTAAGAGAGCGATTACAACCCCCAGATAATGGAGTCCAATTAATGCGTTCAATTTTGGAGTTAAACCACATCCTGCATCCTTACGATTTAGGAGTAACCCTCTCTTTAACGCATTACTACATGAAATTCGGGATTGATACAACCccattaaaagaaattttacaaaCTAGGAATTACCTCAATCGAGATTTAGCCAAcgatattttagatttattatcAATCAATGAATACGCctcaaaaaatcgaaattcttTACCCCACTTTTTAAATGAGTGTAATGGACGAAATCGAATACAAAGTTATCGACACCCTGATGTCAAATTTGCTATTGGGATGGTTATGAGacacaaattgtttaattatactTGCGTTATTTATGGTTGGGATCATATTTGTGCTGAAAGTGATGCGTGGAAGCGGGAGATGAATGTGGATCAGTTGCAATTTGGGGCGAGACAGCCGTTTTATCAGGTTTTGGTGGAGGATGGGACTAAAAGATACGCGGCGCAGGAGAATTTGATTTTTAGCGGGGTTAAAAATGGGTTGGATAAGAATCCCGAGGTGGGGAGGTTTTTTACTCATTTCTTTAGAGACCAATATGCGCCAAATTGCGTGGAAGATGAGGAATTTCCGAATGATGTTGAAGTGAGAatgaaatttcatttaaaagttTCGTAA